Part of the Bacillus sp. N1-1 genome, TCCTAACGGAAATTCTTCCAAGCACAGCAGATTCTTCGCAATAAACCCTTCTGCATATTCTACTCCTGATTCTTTACCATATAAATATTCTCGATGAATCACTTTATCAACGTACCCATTTGTTAAAGGAGTGGATACACTATCGGGCGTGAGAGTAAATTGACTCTCATACGCTTCAAGCGATTGTCTTTTTGCCTCAATTTGATTACTGATGTTAATCGTAAATTGAGGACGATGGAATCCGTTAATAAAGTAATAATAGATTTGGCTTACTTTATGAGCATCTCCTAATTGTGGATGGTATTTCCGAATGCCCGCTGAAAAAACGGCTTCTTCCACTAATCGAGCCGCATGACCATGATCCGGGTGGCGATCTTCTGAGTAAGGAACAAAAACAATCCGCGGCTTTTTCTTGCGTATGATTTTAACTAGTGCTGAAAGCTTATCATCTGAAATACCCAATCCGCGATCGGGGAATTTCATATTTAAACGGGTTGTTACTGACAAAATTTCAGCCGCATGCTGGGCTTCGTGATGTCGTGTGAAAACAGTACCGTTTGAAGAAAGTTCAGCCTCCGTTAAATCACAAATCCCTGTCGTCCTGCCATCTTCAGCGAATTTCTTTAGTGTGCCACCCATCCCAATTTCAACATCATCTGCGTGGGCGCCAAACGCAAGTATATCAAGTGTTATTTCTTCCATGTACAATTTCTCTCCAATCCAATTCTCCCCTTGCCAGGGCGTGGACAAGTATTTCCGCACTGCCCATATTCGTTGCTAGCGGGATATCATATACATCACATAGTCTAATGAGCGCGGTAATGTCCGGCTCATGCGGCTGTGCTGTTAGGGGATCTCGAAAGAAAATCACTGCATCCATATCATTTTCTGCAATCATCGCACCAATTTGCTGATCCCCACCAAGAGGACCAGATTGGTAACGATGCACGTTTAAGCCCGTTTCATCTATGATTCGCTTTCCAGTTGTCCCAGTCGCATACAGGTCGTGTGGATCTAAAATCATTTTATAAGCTAGTGTAAAACGAACAAGATCGTCTTTTTTCTTATCGTGCGCGATTAAAGCGATTTTCATGAGAACATCCCCTACTCCATTATATTTTCAAGACCGTAAACAAGCTGATCGATTTTTAAAACCGTTTCAACAGCAAGCTGTACACCTGGCATAAAGGACGCTCTGTTCATTGAGTCATGACGAATTTTCAATGTTTGTCCTTCGCCTCCAAAAAGAACTTCTTGGTGGGCTACAAGACCTGGCAATCGAACGCTATGAATTCTCATGCCTTCATAATCTGCACCACGAGCTCCAGCAAGGTCCTCACGCTCGTCTTCATGCCCCTGCTTCTTTTCTTCTCTTACTTCTGAAATCATTTTTGCTGTTTTTACCGCCGTTCCAGATGGTGCATCAAGTTTTCGATCGTGATGTTGCTCAATAATCTCAACATCAGAGAAATATTTAGCTGCCATTGTAGCAAATTTCATCATCAAAACCGCACCGATCGCAAAGTTAGGAGCAATAATCGCCCCTAATTCTTTTTCTGCTGCCGTTCTAGATAGTTCGTCCACATCTTCATTTGAAAATCCTGTTGTTCCTACAACGGGTCTGACTCCATGATCAAACGCAATTTGCATATGCTTTTTCCCATATTCAGGCGTTGTCAAGTCAATCAAAACGTCACATTCTACTTCAGATAAACATTGATCTAGATCCGTATAGATAGGGGAATCTAGTGATGGAAGGCCACTAATATCTGCCACCGTTTGTCCAGACGATTTACGGTCGACAACAGCAGTTAACGTGAAATGCGCTGTCCGATCAACAAGTTTTACTGCTTCCATCCCCATATTCCCTCTTGGTCCTGCAATAACAATTTTCACTTCTTGCATCAGTCGCCACTCTCCTTCTCGATTTTTGTCCAACGATCTTTATCTCGCGTTTGGAACTTATTCATCACTCTTCCAAATGCTTCATCAAGGTCAATATCTAACGAATTCGCAAAACAAGTAAGCACAAATAAAAGATCGCCCATTTCATCTTCAATGGTCCGTTCCTCTTCCGAATTCTTTTTTGGTTTTTCACCATGGTAATGGTTAATTTCACGTGCTAGCTCACCAAGTTCTTCTGTCATCCTAGCAAGCATGGCAAGTGGACTAAAATATCCTTCTTTAAATTGACTTATGTATTGTTCTACCTCTTCTTGCATTTCATGTATTGTGCGTTCAGACACGAACCATTCCACCTTTCACATCAGTTCTTATGTTAGCTAAAAGAAGAACATTTGACAAATGTTTCACACGAATTCCTCTTATTAACTTATAGCGAGTATAACAGAATGAAATTGCTGTCTGCTCGGTATTTGATTATAATGTAGATTGTTGGTTCATACGTTAGGAGTGTCGGATATGGAAGGTATACGAACAAAAAATGTATTCTTTATTTTATTAGGCTCTGCCATTTTTGCATTTGGGCTTGTGCATTTCAATATGGAAAACAATTTAGCTGAAGGTGGTTTCACCGGTATTACACTATTACTTTATTTTCTATTCAATATCGACCCAGCTATTTCAAATCTTGTTCTTAACATTCCCTTATTTCTCATTGGCTGGAAGCTACTTGGTCGAAAAGCATTTATTTACACGATTATTGGAACCGTTTCCTTATCTCTGTTTCTATGGATCTTTCAGCATTATTCAGCGCTCTCAATACCTCTACAAGATGACCTAACACTTGCCGCCCTCTTTGCAGGTGTTTTCGTAGGAGTAGGACTCGGTATTATTTTTCGGTACGGAGGGACAACTGGCGGCGTAGATATTATCGCAAGACTTGGATCTAAATATGTTGGATGGAGTATGGGAAGAACGATGTTTGTTTTTGATTTTTGTGTCATTGCCATATCACTTGTTTATCTTAATTACAAAGAAGCCATGTATACGCTTCTAGCCGTTTTTGTAGCCGCTCGTGTGATCGATTTTATTCAACAAGGTGCATACGCGGCAAAAGCTGCGATGATTATTAGCGAAAACAATAAAGAAATAGCTGATACAATTATGAGTCAGATGGATCGCGGCGCGACCGTTTTAAACGGGAAAGGCAGTTTTTCAGGATTACAGAAAGAAGTTCTCTATTGCGTCGTAGCACGAAATGAAATCGTACGCTTAAAAAACATTATCAAACAAGTAGACCCTCATGCTTTTGTAGCTGTAAATGATGTACATGATGTGCTTGGTGAAGGATTTACGCTTGATGAAAATAAAAATCCAATTGAACAGTAACGTCACCGCTAAATAGGAAAAACAAATGAACTAAAAAAATCTCGCCAGTAGGCGAGATTTTTCATTAATCTTCGTTCATTCCTATAAAGATGAACACAAAGCGTACCAACTCTAATAGCGCAACAACTGCTGCTGCTACATATGTTAACGCGGCTGCATTCAATACTTTCTTTGTTTCTCTTTCTTCGTCATTTCGAATCACACCAGTGGATACAACTTGCTCCATTGCTCTGTTAGATGCATTAAATTCTACCGGGAGCGTTACTAACTGGAACAAAACAGCTGCACTCATAAAAATAATCCCTAGCAGTATAAAATTTGCAGAAGACATGAGAATACCAGCAAGAATGACAAAATAGCTAAAGTTTGAACCAAGATTCGCTACTGGAACAAGCGTATGACGGAACCGAAGTGGCGCATAGTCTTGCTCATCCTGAATCGCGTGTCCTACCTCGTGCGCCGCTATGGCTGCACCCGCTACGGAATGCCCATGAAAGTTTCCTGATGAAAGTCTTACCGTCTTAGAACGTGGATCATAATGATCTGAAAGGTGACCTCGTACTTCTTCTACCCCTACTGAATACAACCCATTTTCATCAAGAATTTTTCTTGCTACTTGGGCACCAGTCATTCCAGAAGAATTAGGAACTTTGGAGTATTTTTTATAGGCGCTCTTCACTCTGCCCTGTGCCCAGAGTGGAATGATTAACAAAAGCGCGAAGTATATTAGAAAACCAGCCATTTTCATTCCTCCATCACATGTGTAATTGCTTTTAAAACTCTTATTAACGTCAATTTTAGTCAAATTCATCTTGAAAGTCAATTACACAGTTTCAGGTTCACAAGATCTTCAAATTTAATCCATCTGTTTCCTTTTTAACGTCTCTTTTTCTCCTTTATACTTTCGATAAATAACATAAACCAATGTGAAAATAATTATCCCACCAATTGAGACGATTAACCACATGAGGGAAGATTCTTCAGAATAAGATGGATCATAGGCGTTTTTAAAATCATCATACATCGTTTCAAGCTGACCAGATAATTCTGTATTTCGTCCTGACGCGTACTTTTCGATAAAAGCGATATGAGAATCAAGACGCTGCTGAGTTTCAGGAGGTAAATCAATTGCCATCGCAGGTCGAATGGTGCTATAACTACCTAGAAAACGGTCTTTACTTGCTTTATATACATCTACATCTCCGTGTTCAATAGCAGTGGCCATCTCATGAATTAGCGGCAAAATCTGATCATTCGTTTGATGCCAAATCGGCTGTTCTTCCGTAACTAGAGCATCTACTGCCAATCGAAATTCTGTTAATGCCTGGATTCGCTGATCATTCGCTTTATCGATAGATGTTACAGCTTTAAGTGCACGATCATGTGTATTTAGTATCACCCTAAGTTCCGTATTCGAAAGTTCACTTGACTGTTCACCGGGAAAAACAGTTGAAAATTCATCCAACATTATTTTTGATCGATCAAACTGCTCTTGCTTTCCAAATTCCAGGACATTTGCGGCTATGTCATTCCAGACTTGTTTCGAATCGGCCTGTGAAGCGTGTACATTTACCGGGAGCGTGAAAAGCAACACTAATAGGAGCCATCGTCTACCCATTCCTGTCCCTCCTTCTTCCTACTTCAATGTTATGAAGAAATGGACAAGAGTAGACCATCGACCTTATTGAATCGAGAGCTTAAAACGTTCATTTCGAACGGCTAAGAAATACACAATCGTAAGTGAAACTAGCGATAGCCAGAATGTAAAATATCCGATTAGTGATGTATAATCGCTTAAGATCGAATATCGCGGCATTTGACCAAACACATAATCAATCACATCATTATGTAATGTCCAAATTGCTACAGCCACTAGATGCCACCGTTTTATTTTATAAAATGGGGTAAAGAGCAATCCTTCAATCGCCATACCTAAATGTGAAAGAATTAGCATGATTGCAATAGGAGATAGTTGATTTGTTTCAACCATCACAAGAGCATTCATGACTACTGCCCAGATTCCATACTTAAATAACGTAACGGCAGCTAATCCTTCCATAAGCGGCCAGTTCTTCTTAAAAAGGAATGCTAGTAAAACAAAGCAAAAGAAAAGACTTGCAGTTGGACTATCCGGAACAAACAATAAAAAAATTGGTTCTGTATCAGCTAATTGCCATCCATACCAATAATAACCGTATATTGTTCCAGGTATATTGATGAGGAGCAATAAAACGAGAAAAGGTTTTGACTTAAGTAAATAAAAAAAATGAGAAACCATTTTGATCTCCTTTATTAGAGGTTTAAGTTGTATCTTCAAGCTAAATCAGAAAAAAGCTGACTGCAACAGTCAGCTTTTTTCATTTTATTGATTTGCCTCAGACGTTTCAACAATAAAGTCAGCTAGCTTTTCAAGTTCCTCGTCAGAACCTTTAAAGGCGTTCGCTGGCATTCCGCCGATTCCGTTCACAGCAATATCCATAATGGATTCTTTTGTTTGCTTTGTTTCAAGAAGTGATGGACCGGATCCACCTTGAAGACTATCACCGTGACAACCAATACAAGATTGTCCTGAATAAATAGCATATCCTTCAGCTTCTTTGTCTACTTCAGCTTCAACAATTTCCCCTTGCTTAGCTGCTTTCTCCCAGTCATGTGTAACAACTGATTCCCATGTTAGGTAAACCGTTGAAATAAGACCAAGAAGCATTAACGCTGTTGCTACAGGTCGCTTAGCAGGCCTTCTTTCAGGACCTGGATCAAGCCATGGAGCAAGAAGAAGTGCACCAAATGCAAGACCTGGCATAATTACTGTACCTACAAGTGTATAGTCACCAGCCGCAAATTTGTACTTCAAGAGCTGGTATAGAAAGAGAAAGTACCAGTCAGGAAGCGGCGTATACGTGGCATCAGTAGGGTCCGCTACGCGCTCAAGCGGAGATGGATGGGCAATTGTTAAGGCAAGGTAACCTACTAGGAAAACCGCACCTACCATCCACTCTTTTAACAAGAAGTTCGGCCAAAACGCTTCTGTTTTGCCGGGGTACTCTGAATAATCTTTTGGAATGTTAGGCTTTCTCTGCGCAGGGATACGCGAGTCGCCAACAAACTTCATTCCTTTTCCGCGATGCATCTGTCCCCCTCCTTCGTATAAAAAATTGTGTCGTCAATTAAATATAAGTTCTTTAGAATACGTCTTATAGAGGGCCAGAAATACCCTGCTTACGAATCATGATAAAGTGAGCAGCAAGCAATCCTAGGAGTGCAGCTGGTAAGAAGAATACGTGAATCGCAAAGAATCGTGCAAGAGTTTGCGCTCCGATGATTTCTCCACCTGCTAGAAGGGTCTTTGCCCATTCACCTACAACAGGAATTGTTACCGCAATTTCAAGACCAACTTTTGTCGCGAATAGCGCTTTCATATCCCAGGGTAAGAGATATCCCGTAAATCCT contains:
- the mgsA gene encoding methylglyoxal synthase, yielding MKIALIAHDKKKDDLVRFTLAYKMILDPHDLYATGTTGKRIIDETGLNVHRYQSGPLGGDQQIGAMIAENDMDAVIFFRDPLTAQPHEPDITALIRLCDVYDIPLATNMGSAEILVHALARGELDWREIVHGRNNT
- the bshB1 gene encoding bacillithiol biosynthesis deacetylase BshB1 encodes the protein MEEITLDILAFGAHADDVEIGMGGTLKKFAEDGRTTGICDLTEAELSSNGTVFTRHHEAQHAAEILSVTTRLNMKFPDRGLGISDDKLSALVKIIRKKKPRIVFVPYSEDRHPDHGHAARLVEEAVFSAGIRKYHPQLGDAHKVSQIYYYFINGFHRPQFTINISNQIEAKRQSLEAYESQFTLTPDSVSTPLTNGYVDKVIHREYLYGKESGVEYAEGFIAKNLLCLEEFPLGERR
- a CDS encoding zinc metallopeptidase, which produces MAGFLIYFALLLIIPLWAQGRVKSAYKKYSKVPNSSGMTGAQVARKILDENGLYSVGVEEVRGHLSDHYDPRSKTVRLSSGNFHGHSVAGAAIAAHEVGHAIQDEQDYAPLRFRHTLVPVANLGSNFSYFVILAGILMSSANFILLGIIFMSAAVLFQLVTLPVEFNASNRAMEQVVSTGVIRNDEERETKKVLNAAALTYVAAAVVALLELVRFVFIFIGMNED
- the dapB gene encoding 4-hydroxy-tetrahydrodipicolinate reductase yields the protein MQEVKIVIAGPRGNMGMEAVKLVDRTAHFTLTAVVDRKSSGQTVADISGLPSLDSPIYTDLDQCLSEVECDVLIDLTTPEYGKKHMQIAFDHGVRPVVGTTGFSNEDVDELSRTAAEKELGAIIAPNFAIGAVLMMKFATMAAKYFSDVEIIEQHHDRKLDAPSGTAVKTAKMISEVREEKKQGHEDEREDLAGARGADYEGMRIHSVRLPGLVAHQEVLFGGEGQTLKIRHDSMNRASFMPGVQLAVETVLKIDQLVYGLENIME
- a CDS encoding sporulation protein YpjB: MGRRWLLLVLLFTLPVNVHASQADSKQVWNDIAANVLEFGKQEQFDRSKIMLDEFSTVFPGEQSSELSNTELRVILNTHDRALKAVTSIDKANDQRIQALTEFRLAVDALVTEEQPIWHQTNDQILPLIHEMATAIEHGDVDVYKASKDRFLGSYSTIRPAMAIDLPPETQQRLDSHIAFIEKYASGRNTELSGQLETMYDDFKNAYDPSYSEESSLMWLIVSIGGIIIFTLVYVIYRKYKGEKETLKRKQMD
- a CDS encoding YitT family protein, with the protein product MEGIRTKNVFFILLGSAIFAFGLVHFNMENNLAEGGFTGITLLLYFLFNIDPAISNLVLNIPLFLIGWKLLGRKAFIYTIIGTVSLSLFLWIFQHYSALSIPLQDDLTLAALFAGVFVGVGLGIIFRYGGTTGGVDIIARLGSKYVGWSMGRTMFVFDFCVIAISLVYLNYKEAMYTLLAVFVAARVIDFIQQGAYAAKAAMIISENNKEIADTIMSQMDRGATVLNGKGSFSGLQKEVLYCVVARNEIVRLKNIIKQVDPHAFVAVNDVHDVLGEGFTLDENKNPIEQ
- a CDS encoding menaquinol-cytochrome c reductase cytochrome b/c subunit, translating into MHRGKGMKFVGDSRIPAQRKPNIPKDYSEYPGKTEAFWPNFLLKEWMVGAVFLVGYLALTIAHPSPLERVADPTDATYTPLPDWYFLFLYQLLKYKFAAGDYTLVGTVIMPGLAFGALLLAPWLDPGPERRPAKRPVATALMLLGLISTVYLTWESVVTHDWEKAAKQGEIVEAEVDKEAEGYAIYSGQSCIGCHGDSLQGGSGPSLLETKQTKESIMDIAVNGIGGMPANAFKGSDEELEKLADFIVETSEANQ
- a CDS encoding nucleotide pyrophosphohydrolase; this encodes MSERTIHEMQEEVEQYISQFKEGYFSPLAMLARMTEELGELAREINHYHGEKPKKNSEEERTIEDEMGDLLFVLTCFANSLDIDLDEAFGRVMNKFQTRDKDRWTKIEKESGD
- a CDS encoding DUF1405 domain-containing protein, with amino-acid sequence MVSHFFYLLKSKPFLVLLLLINIPGTIYGYYWYGWQLADTEPIFLLFVPDSPTASLFFCFVLLAFLFKKNWPLMEGLAAVTLFKYGIWAVVMNALVMVETNQLSPIAIMLILSHLGMAIEGLLFTPFYKIKRWHLVAVAIWTLHNDVIDYVFGQMPRYSILSDYTSLIGYFTFWLSLVSLTIVYFLAVRNERFKLSIQ